One stretch of Candidatus Dadabacteria bacterium DNA includes these proteins:
- a CDS encoding GNAT family N-acetyltransferase: MPDKLIISTKTKRNLILFLGDTLFARRLRIMKVRKKLSKKSTAFQICHSITEVEKRKYDSIQPDNNPFFEFDFLFALEKSGCVGPGTGWEPRHLLLREGKKLVGAVTFYLKTDSYGEYIFDWQWARAYQDAGLRYYPKAVAGVPFTPTTGPRIIVRKDYDYETCARALIKKLVEVCSLKSLSSIHFLFVTEEEQELLSDCGFLSRLTHQYHWHNSGYLCFDDFLGDLRSGRRKQIKKEKRRLGDLGVEISVLEKEQIRREHIDSIWEFYVSTNSRKWGSAYLNREFFDSVFETYREKTVLVIAQIDGHPVGGTINFRKGDKLYGRYWGCNIEIPYLHFECCYYRPIEFAIDNGINVFEAGAQGEHKFLRGFEAVPVYSSHLFFNPGAQRSIDNFLREERPYMRSLISEYNRHSPLKRARGGKPEKIV; the protein is encoded by the coding sequence ATGCCTGACAAGCTTATCATCTCGACAAAAACAAAAAGAAACCTGATACTATTTCTCGGCGATACCCTCTTTGCTCGCCGGTTGCGGATAATGAAGGTACGAAAAAAGCTATCCAAAAAATCAACCGCATTCCAGATATGCCATTCGATAACGGAAGTCGAAAAAAGAAAATACGACTCCATCCAGCCCGATAACAACCCCTTTTTCGAGTTTGATTTTCTCTTCGCTCTCGAGAAATCCGGATGCGTGGGTCCGGGCACCGGATGGGAGCCGCGCCACCTTCTGCTGCGCGAGGGAAAAAAGCTTGTCGGGGCGGTTACGTTCTACCTGAAAACCGATTCCTACGGCGAGTACATATTCGACTGGCAATGGGCGCGGGCCTATCAGGACGCGGGGTTAAGATACTACCCAAAGGCGGTCGCAGGAGTGCCGTTTACCCCGACAACCGGACCGAGAATAATCGTTCGCAAAGACTACGACTATGAAACGTGTGCGCGGGCACTCATAAAGAAACTGGTTGAAGTATGTTCTCTTAAGAGCCTCTCTTCAATACATTTTCTGTTCGTAACAGAAGAGGAGCAGGAACTGCTCTCTGACTGCGGGTTTCTCTCAAGACTCACCCACCAGTACCACTGGCATAACTCGGGTTATCTCTGTTTCGATGACTTTCTCGGAGACCTTCGCTCTGGAAGAAGAAAACAGATAAAGAAGGAAAAACGCCGCCTCGGCGATCTGGGTGTTGAGATCTCGGTACTCGAGAAAGAGCAGATACGACGCGAGCACATAGACTCCATCTGGGAATTCTATGTGAGCACCAACTCGAGGAAATGGGGAAGCGCCTATCTTAACAGGGAGTTTTTCGACTCGGTGTTCGAGACGTACAGGGAAAAAACCGTGCTTGTGATCGCGCAGATAGATGGCCATCCGGTCGGTGGCACCATAAATTTCAGAAAAGGCGACAAGCTCTACGGCAGGTACTGGGGATGCAATATAGAGATTCCGTACCTTCATTTTGAGTGCTGTTACTACAGACCGATAGAGTTTGCCATAGATAACGGAATAAATGTCTTCGAGGCCGGCGCTCAGGGCGAACACAAGTTCCTCCGCGGTTTTGAAGCGGTACCGGTTTACAGTTCCCACCTGTTTTTCAACCCCGGGGCGCAGAGATCCATAGATAACTTCCTTCGGGAAGAAAGACCCTACATGCGCTCGCTTATCTCAGAGTACAACAGACACTCCCCGCTTAAGCGGGCCCGCGGTGGCAAACCGGAAAAAATCGTATAA